In one Corallococcus sp. EGB genomic region, the following are encoded:
- a CDS encoding iron chelate uptake ABC transporter family permease subunit: MSASALQWEAPGRRLLLLGGLALFCVVVFMTVDAGGRWDFVLPFRARKVATVLLVGYAIAVSTVLFQTVVENRVLTPAIMGFDTLYLLLQTSLLFFLGSRTLASLDARLLFTVEVAIMAVFSAALHRWLFEGGRRSVHLLLLTGVVLGVLFRSLSSFLQRLIAPGEFDFLQDRFFASFNNPDPDLLLVSAVLTVGASVLGFPLLRACDVLSLGRDVAINLGVDHRRTVSRLLAVVAVLVSVSTALVGPVTFFGLLVANLAHGLVRSHRHVHVLPAAVFLAVIGLLGGQLVLERVFSFGANLRVIIEFLGGIMFISLLMRGALR; this comes from the coding sequence GTGTCGGCTAGCGCGTTGCAATGGGAGGCCCCCGGGCGGCGGCTGCTCCTGTTGGGGGGCCTGGCCCTCTTCTGCGTCGTGGTGTTCATGACCGTGGACGCGGGCGGCAGGTGGGACTTCGTGCTGCCGTTCCGCGCGCGCAAGGTCGCCACCGTGCTGCTGGTGGGCTACGCCATCGCCGTCTCCACGGTGCTGTTCCAGACCGTGGTGGAGAACCGCGTCCTGACGCCCGCCATCATGGGCTTCGACACGCTCTACCTGCTGTTGCAGACGAGCCTGCTCTTCTTCCTGGGCTCGCGCACCCTGGCGAGCCTGGACGCGCGGCTGCTCTTCACGGTGGAGGTCGCCATCATGGCGGTCTTCTCCGCCGCGCTGCACCGCTGGCTGTTCGAGGGCGGCCGGCGCAGCGTCCACCTGCTGCTGCTCACGGGCGTGGTGCTGGGCGTGTTGTTCCGCAGCCTGTCCAGCTTCCTGCAGCGCCTCATCGCGCCGGGCGAGTTCGACTTCCTGCAGGACCGCTTCTTCGCCAGCTTCAACAACCCGGATCCGGACCTGCTCCTCGTCTCCGCGGTGTTGACAGTGGGCGCGTCCGTCCTGGGGTTCCCCCTGCTGCGCGCCTGCGACGTGCTGAGCCTGGGGCGCGACGTGGCCATCAACCTGGGCGTGGACCACCGGCGTACGGTGTCGCGGCTCCTGGCCGTGGTGGCGGTGCTGGTGTCGGTGTCCACGGCGCTGGTGGGGCCGGTGACCTTCTTCGGGCTCCTGGTGGCGAACCTGGCGCATGGGCTGGTGCGCTCGCACCGGCACGTCCACGTGCTTCCGGCCGCGGTGTTCCTCGCGGTGATTGGCCTCCTGGGCGGTCAGCTCGTGCTGGAGCGCGTCTTCTCCTTCGGCGCCAACCTGCGCGTCATCATCGAGTTCCTCGGCGGCATCATGTTCATCTCCCTGCTCATGCGAGGCGCGCTGCGATGA
- a CDS encoding ABC transporter ATP-binding protein has translation MIEARNVSRRYGDTLVVDDVTLQLPETGVTSIIGPNGAGKSTLLSMVSRLLPLSSGAVLVDGMDVARTPGDALARRLAILRQDNAVTSRLTVRDLVTFGRYPHSKGRPTVEDRAFVEGALHHLGLEPIAHRFLDELSGGQRQRAFVAMVLCQDTHYVLLDEPLNSLDMRHAVAMMKELRRAADTLGKCVVLVLHDLNYASCYSDHVIAMRGGKVAFQGTPEALMHPDVLRDIYDMDIDIHVLKGKRIAVHYR, from the coding sequence ATGATCGAAGCCCGGAACGTCTCCCGCCGCTACGGAGACACCCTGGTGGTGGACGACGTCACGCTCCAGCTTCCGGAGACGGGCGTGACGTCCATCATCGGGCCCAACGGCGCTGGCAAATCCACCCTGCTCTCCATGGTGAGCCGCCTGTTGCCGCTGTCCTCCGGTGCCGTCCTGGTGGACGGCATGGATGTGGCCCGGACGCCCGGCGACGCGCTGGCGCGAAGGCTGGCCATCCTGCGGCAGGACAACGCCGTCACCTCCCGGCTCACCGTGCGCGACCTGGTGACGTTCGGCCGCTATCCGCACTCCAAGGGCCGCCCGACGGTGGAGGACCGCGCCTTCGTGGAGGGAGCGCTCCATCACCTGGGCCTGGAGCCCATCGCCCACCGCTTCCTGGATGAGCTCTCCGGCGGTCAGCGCCAGCGCGCCTTCGTGGCCATGGTGCTGTGCCAGGACACGCACTACGTGCTCCTGGATGAACCCCTCAACAGCCTGGACATGAGGCACGCCGTGGCCATGATGAAGGAGCTGCGGCGCGCGGCGGACACGCTGGGCAAGTGCGTGGTGCTGGTGCTGCACGACCTCAACTACGCCTCCTGCTACTCCGACCACGTCATCGCCATGCGCGGCGGGAAGGTCGCCTTCCAGGGGACGCCGGAGGCGCTGATGCACCCCGACGTCCTCCGCGACATCTATGACATGGACATCGACATCCACGTCCTCAAGGGGAAGCGCATCGCGGTCCATTACCGGTAG
- a CDS encoding LysR family transcriptional regulator — MPEWSDLRHFLAIAREGNLSAAARRLKVDQTTVGRRLAVLEKELGARLFDRTPTGLRPTAVALRIRPAAEAVEAEALRVERLASGEDLRPSGPVTVTATDSFLIHNVMPYLVAFQERHPEIELQLLSGYESLSLVRREADVAIRLVRPQEASLRARKVAAIGVVPFASKAYLARRGPVRFDTGLQGHAVVGYAQDSRRWPESKWLDVHAAKATVAVRLTSIVGLLQAAREGLGVALLPAFFGHLHPELVPLRDALPELERTVWLVFHEDLAHNARVRAVVDFLAETIGAQAEALAKPPVRSRKKRAR, encoded by the coding sequence ATGCCCGAATGGAGCGACCTGCGGCACTTCCTGGCCATCGCGAGGGAGGGCAACCTCTCCGCTGCGGCGCGGCGGTTGAAGGTGGACCAGACCACCGTGGGCCGGCGCCTGGCCGTGCTGGAGAAGGAACTGGGGGCGCGGCTCTTCGACCGGACCCCCACGGGCCTGCGGCCCACCGCGGTGGCGCTGCGCATCCGTCCGGCCGCGGAAGCCGTGGAGGCGGAGGCGCTGCGCGTGGAGCGGCTCGCCAGCGGCGAGGACCTGCGCCCCTCCGGGCCGGTGACGGTCACCGCCACGGACTCGTTCCTCATCCACAACGTGATGCCGTACCTGGTCGCGTTCCAGGAGCGCCATCCGGAAATCGAGTTGCAGCTGCTCTCAGGTTACGAGTCCCTGTCGCTCGTGCGGCGAGAGGCGGACGTCGCCATCCGGCTGGTCCGGCCCCAGGAGGCATCACTGCGGGCCCGGAAGGTGGCGGCCATCGGGGTCGTGCCCTTCGCGTCGAAGGCGTACCTCGCCCGCCGGGGGCCGGTGCGCTTCGACACGGGGCTGCAGGGGCACGCGGTGGTGGGCTACGCGCAGGACTCGCGGCGCTGGCCGGAGTCGAAGTGGCTGGACGTGCACGCGGCGAAGGCCACCGTCGCGGTGCGGCTGACGTCCATCGTGGGGCTGCTCCAGGCCGCGCGCGAGGGACTGGGCGTAGCGCTCCTGCCGGCGTTCTTCGGGCACCTGCACCCGGAGCTGGTGCCGCTCCGCGACGCGCTGCCGGAGCTGGAGCGCACGGTGTGGCTCGTGTTCCACGAGGACCTGGCCCACAACGCGCGGGTGCGCGCGGTGGTGGACTTCCTGGCGGAGACCATCGGTGCGCAGGCGGAGGCGCTCGCGAAGCCTCCCGTCAGGTCCCGGAAGAAGCGCGCCCGGTGA
- a CDS encoding DUF4437 domain-containing protein — translation MKTLPKLVAAVAVVSAFTFAAAKGKESAAFQQTAYDKLTWTELMPGGPSVHVLWGDMKKGPYALLMKFPAGFDSGPHTHSAGYHGVLVKGRMTNTSEGAAEAGAVEAGSTWDQPGKVVHRNQCSADGECVLLIAQDKPFDFAPAKAK, via the coding sequence GTGAAGACCCTTCCCAAGCTCGTTGCCGCCGTCGCCGTCGTCTCCGCGTTCACCTTCGCCGCCGCCAAGGGCAAGGAGTCCGCCGCGTTCCAGCAGACCGCCTACGACAAGCTCACCTGGACGGAGCTGATGCCCGGCGGCCCGTCCGTGCACGTCCTCTGGGGCGACATGAAGAAGGGCCCGTACGCCCTGCTGATGAAGTTCCCCGCCGGGTTCGACTCCGGGCCGCACACCCACTCCGCCGGCTATCACGGCGTGCTGGTGAAGGGCCGCATGACGAACACCAGCGAGGGCGCCGCCGAAGCGGGCGCCGTGGAGGCTGGCAGCACCTGGGACCAGCCCGGCAAGGTGGTGCACCGCAACCAGTGCTCGGCGGACGGCGAGTGCGTGCTGCTCATCGCCCAGGACAAGCCCTTCGACTTCGCGCCCGCGAAGGCGAAGTGA